One region of bacterium genomic DNA includes:
- a CDS encoding winged helix-turn-helix domain-containing protein: MSKVEVLNALIRQILVEREQVKQKLEPLQKRLEQLNSVVQYIEESADVSFDSYQEQSTIETPFTSANQVPSQKYKNIPMIQAAEKVLRENGKPMHMKDIIQGILDGGYEQQKDPKRIYQSLYSTMSKRKPEVFYKIKNKQATFGLSEWKEKDSAPSAK, from the coding sequence ATGAGCAAGGTCGAAGTTCTGAATGCACTGATCCGTCAAATACTTGTGGAACGAGAACAAGTGAAGCAAAAGTTGGAACCGCTCCAAAAACGCCTCGAACAACTTAATAGCGTAGTCCAGTATATTGAAGAAAGTGCGGATGTCTCTTTTGATTCCTATCAAGAACAGTCTACTATTGAAACGCCCTTCACTTCTGCCAATCAAGTCCCTTCTCAAAAGTACAAAAATATACCAATGATCCAAGCCGCTGAAAAAGTGCTTCGTGAAAATGGAAAGCCTATGCACATGAAGGATATTATACAGGGAATTTTGGATGGTGGATACGAGCAGCAGAAAGATCCTAAACGCATTTATCAAAGTCTCTATTCGACCATGAGCAAGCGCAAGCCAGAAGTGTTTTATAAGATCAAAAACAAGCAAGCGACCTTTGGTTTGTCCGAATGGAAAGAAAAAGACAGCGCCCCATCTGCGAAATGA
- a CDS encoding lactate racemase domain-containing protein, with protein MAHEFDVIGKGYADGTLIGAAEAEALCAEAFGKMDLTGKRLLVIIPDSTRTVPIDLMFPIFYKHLKGRVKKLDYLIALGTHHPMSEEKIAARVGMSPEALKRDYPDVTIHNHRWDLPGTFTQIGTISADEIEKISGGLFREELKVPINRMIFDYDHLVILGPTFPHEVVGFSGGNKYFFPGISGDELLHFFHWLGAVITNPLINGNKWTPTRKVVDRAAEFIPVPVTNFDMVEKGGKLAGLFIGPTREAWSRAADLSAQLHIRYTQRKYKRVLGVAPAMYDDIWVAGKVMYKLEPVIEPGGELIIYAPHIDEVSYTHGKLLDRVGYHTRDYFMAQMEKFADVPRGILAHSTHVRGGGTYVNGVEKCNVNVILATKIPPERCAQINLGYRDPATINLDEWKDREDEGVLFVPKAGETLYRLEGESYDFEKK; from the coding sequence ATGGCTCACGAATTCGACGTGATCGGCAAGGGGTACGCCGACGGGACCCTGATCGGGGCGGCCGAGGCCGAGGCCCTCTGCGCCGAGGCTTTCGGAAAGATGGACCTGACTGGCAAGCGCCTGCTGGTCATCATCCCGGACAGCACCCGCACCGTGCCGATAGACCTGATGTTCCCCATTTTCTACAAGCACCTCAAGGGCCGGGTGAAGAAGCTGGACTACCTGATCGCCCTGGGCACGCACCATCCGATGAGCGAGGAAAAGATCGCTGCGCGCGTGGGAATGAGCCCCGAGGCCCTGAAGCGCGACTACCCGGACGTGACGATACACAACCACCGCTGGGACCTCCCCGGCACGTTCACCCAGATCGGCACGATCAGCGCGGATGAGATCGAGAAGATCAGCGGCGGCCTGTTCCGCGAGGAGCTGAAGGTTCCGATCAACCGGATGATCTTCGATTACGACCACCTGGTGATCCTGGGGCCGACTTTCCCCCACGAGGTGGTGGGGTTCTCCGGCGGCAACAAGTATTTCTTCCCCGGCATCTCGGGCGATGAGCTGCTGCACTTTTTCCACTGGCTGGGCGCGGTGATAACGAACCCGCTGATCAACGGCAACAAGTGGACCCCCACGCGCAAGGTGGTCGACCGCGCGGCCGAGTTCATCCCCGTGCCGGTCACGAACTTTGACATGGTGGAAAAGGGCGGCAAGCTGGCCGGGCTTTTCATCGGGCCGACCCGAGAGGCCTGGAGCCGCGCCGCCGACCTGAGCGCCCAGCTCCATATCCGCTACACGCAACGCAAGTACAAGCGCGTGCTGGGCGTGGCCCCGGCCATGTACGATGACATCTGGGTGGCGGGCAAGGTGATGTACAAGCTGGAGCCGGTGATCGAGCCGGGCGGCGAGCTGATAATCTACGCCCCGCATATCGACGAGGTGAGCTACACCCACGGCAAGCTGCTCGACCGGGTGGGCTACCACACGCGGGATTATTTCATGGCCCAGATGGAGAAATTCGCCGACGTGCCCCGCGGGATCCTGGCCCACAGCACCCATGTGCGCGGCGGCGGGACGTATGTAAACGGTGTGGAAAAGTGCAACGTGAACGTTATCCTGGCCACGAAAATCCCGCCCGAGCGCTGCGCGCAGATCAACCTGGGCTACCGTGACCCGGCCACGATCAACCTGGACGAGTGGAAGGACCGCGAGGACGAGGGTGTGCTGTTCGTGCCCAAGGCCGGCGAGACCCTCTACCGTCTGGAGGGCGAAAGCTACGATTTCGAGAAAAAGTAG